A window from Chrysemys picta bellii isolate R12L10 chromosome 2, ASM1138683v2, whole genome shotgun sequence encodes these proteins:
- the GBX1 gene encoding homeobox protein GBX-1, which translates to MQRPSGQGAAFSIDSLIGTPPPRSGHLLYTGYPMFMPYRPLVLPQALSHAPLQSGLPPLAPLASFAGRLTNTFCASLGQGVPSMVALTTALPNFNEPPDGFYPAQELSAARTNPEPGCRRSAESLEAEELPPARDKGPPEPPLHFPDPFPNLADGKVYSSDEEKLEVKSAETPCSEREEESSAPDSEDESFLDGSSASCLGSKPKPKSSSGGEQAPPGSNPGKSRRRRTAFTSEQLLELEKEFHCKKYLSLTERSQIAHALKLSEVQVKIWFQNRRAKWKRIKAGNVNNRSGEPVRNPKIVVPIPVHVNRFAVRSQHQQIEQGSRP; encoded by the exons ATGCAGAGACCCAGCGGCCAAGGGGCCGCCTTCTCCATTGACTCGCTGATCGGGACCCCGCCGCCGCGCTCCGGCCACCTGCTCTACACCGGCTACCCCATGTTCATGCCCTACCGGCCGCTGGTGCTGCCCCAGGCGCTGTCGCACGCGCCCCTGCAGTCTGGCCTCCCCCCACTCGCCCCGCTGGCCTCCTTCGCCGGCCGCCTCACCAACACCTTCTGCGCCAGCCTGGGCCAGGGGGTGCCCTCCATGGTGGCGCTCACTACGGCGCTGCCCAACTTCAACGAGCCCCCCGACGGCTTCTACCCGGCGCAGGAGTTGTCGGCTGCGCGCACCAacccggagccgggctgcaggcggAGCGCCGAGAGCTTGGAGGCGGAGGAGCTGCCCCCGGCCCGGGACAAGggcccccccgagcccccgctaCACTTCCCGGACCCCTTCCCCAACCTGGCAG ATGGCAAGGTGTACAGCTCCGACGAAGAGAAGCTGGAGGTGAAATCGGCAGAGACCCCGTGCAGTGAGAGGGAAGAGGAGAGCTCCGCACCTGACAGCGAGGATGAGAGCTTTCTGGATGGGAGCAGTGCCAGCTGCCTGGGGTCCAAGCCCAAACCCAAGAGCAGCTCCGGTGGGGAGCAGGCCCCCCCCGGCTCCAACCCGGGGAAGAGCCGCCGGAGGCGCACGGCCTTCACCAGcgagcagctgctggagctggagaAGGAATTCCACTGCAAGAAGTACCTGAGCCTGACGGAGCGCTCGCAGATCGCCCATGCCCTCAAGCTCAGCGAGGTGCAGGTCAAGATCTGGTTCCAGAACCGCCGCGCCAAGTGGAAACGCATCAAAGCCGGCAACGTCAACAACCGCTCTGGTGAGCCCGTCCGCAACCCCAAGATCGTGGTGCCCATCCCCGTGCACGTCAACAGGTTCGCCGTGCGCAGCCAGCACCAGCAGATAGAGCAGGGCAgccggccctga